Proteins from one Cryptomeria japonica chromosome 4, Sugi_1.0, whole genome shotgun sequence genomic window:
- the LOC131033455 gene encoding uncharacterized protein LOC131033455 has protein sequence MALGQIARPLNVWSHSSSKRPLPCNSRYCFSISNLDAGGQFLRKTHIMGISRKGKRLGTNRTKCLSSQRERIEPVESNGLVELPLFPLQLVLFPGASLSLQIFEYRYRMMMHTLLQTDLRFGVIYTDQVSGVVEVGCVGEVVKHEKLLDGRFFLICKGQERFRVIRYVRTKPYLVAEVQWLEDKPSNGQEDLENLANAVEAQMKDVIRLSNRLTGNANKESPEDLRNGLFPTPFSFFIGSKFEGKPREQQALLELEDTSMRLKREKETLRKTLNYLTAASAVKDVFASSD, from the coding sequence ATGGCTTTGGGCCAAATCGCACGCCCCTTGAATGTATGGTCACATTCAAGCAGCAAAAGGCCACTGCCCTGCAATTCACGGTATTGTTTTAGCATATCTAATCTGGATGCTGGAGGGCAGTTTTTGAGGAAAACCCATATCATGGGTATTTCTAGAAAGGGTAAAAGATTGGGCACCAATAGGACCAAGTGCTTGTCTTCACAAAGGGAACGTATAGAACCTGTAGAATCCAATGGACTTGTTGAGTTGCCACTTTTCCCACTACAATTAGTGCTTTTCCCTGGTGCAAGTCTATCTCTGCAGATATTTGAATATAGGTACAGAATGATGATGCACACTCTCCTTCAAACAGACCTTAGGTTTGGGGTAATCTACACAGATCAGGTCTCTGGTGTGGTTGAAGTGGGCTGTGTTGGGGAGGTTGTGAAGCATGAGAAGCTTTTAGATGGTCGGTTCTTCTTGATATGCAAGGGGCAAGAGAGGTTTAGAGTGATCAGATATGTGAGGACTAAGCCTTATCTGGTGGCAGAGGTTCAGTGGTTGGAGGATAAACCCTCTAATGGACAGGAGGATTTAGAGAATCTTGCAAATGCGGTTGAGGCCCAGATGAAGGATGTAATAAGGTTGTCTAATAGATTGACTGGGAATGCTAATAAGGAATCCCCAGAGGATCTGAGGAACGGCCTCTTTCCCACTCCCTTTTCGTTCTTTATTGGTAGTAAGTTTGAAGGGAAACCGAGAGAGCAGCAAGCACTCTTAGAGTTGGAGGACACCTCAATGCGCTTGAAGAGGGAAAAAGAGACTCTGAGGAAGACTCTGAATTACTTGACTGCAGCTTCTGCTGtaaaagatgtttttgcatccTCTGATTGA